From a single Oceanobacillus kimchii X50 genomic region:
- a CDS encoding ABC transporter ATP-binding protein yields MKLAESNVLVDVKEVKKYFPIKGGVLKRTIGHLKAVDDVSFSIYEGETLGIVGESGSGKSTLGRVMLRLLDPTEGKIEFNGIDISHLSRRKLRVHRKDMQMVFQDPFASLNSKMSISELIEEPLIVQTNLSKEERMKKVIDIIEKVGLRAEDRLKYPHEFSGGQRQRISIARALITNPKFVICDEPVSALDVSIQAQVLNLMKDLQDDLGLTYLFIAHDLSVVKHISDRVAVMYLGRIVEIADKHSLYKNAMHPYTQALLSSIPVVKANDEVATLATPKERIRLTGDLPSPADPPSGCTFRTRCPFAFEQCGLEKPPLIEKEEGHYVACHLHS; encoded by the coding sequence ATGAAGCTGGCCGAATCAAATGTTTTAGTAGATGTGAAGGAAGTGAAGAAATATTTTCCTATAAAAGGTGGAGTTTTAAAACGAACTATTGGACATTTAAAAGCAGTTGATGATGTGTCATTTTCTATTTATGAAGGAGAGACGCTTGGAATTGTAGGAGAATCTGGTTCTGGTAAGTCGACGCTAGGACGGGTAATGCTACGTCTTCTAGATCCAACGGAAGGCAAAATCGAGTTTAATGGGATAGATATATCTCATTTAAGTAGAAGAAAATTAAGGGTTCATAGAAAAGATATGCAAATGGTATTTCAAGATCCATTTGCATCGTTAAATTCTAAAATGAGTATTTCAGAATTGATAGAAGAACCTTTAATTGTACAAACTAATTTGTCCAAAGAAGAGAGAATGAAAAAAGTAATCGACATTATTGAAAAAGTAGGACTTCGAGCAGAAGACCGCTTAAAATATCCTCATGAATTTTCTGGTGGACAAAGACAACGTATAAGTATTGCTCGAGCATTAATTACAAATCCGAAATTTGTGATTTGTGACGAGCCAGTTTCAGCATTAGATGTATCTATCCAAGCTCAGGTTCTTAATTTAATGAAAGATTTACAAGATGACTTAGGATTAACCTATTTATTTATTGCACATGATCTTAGTGTAGTAAAACATATTAGTGATCGAGTCGCAGTAATGTATTTAGGAAGAATTGTTGAAATTGCGGATAAGCATTCGCTATATAAAAACGCAATGCATCCATATACACAAGCTTTACTTTCTTCTATTCCTGTCGTTAAAGCAAATGATGAGGTAGCAACACTAGCAACACCAAAAGAGAGAATTAGATTAACTGGAGATTTACCGTCTCCAGCAGATCCTCCGAGCGGTTGTACATTCCGTACACGTTGTCCTTTTGCTTTTGAACAGTGTGGATTGGAAAAACCACCATTAATAGAAAAGGAAGAAGGTCATTACGTTGCCTGCCATTTGCATTCTTGA
- a CDS encoding ABC transporter ATP-binding protein yields the protein MKKESVLDVANLKTYFYLEKEKVAKAVDGVSFHVSPGETVAIVGESGSGKSITALSIMQLINKPGEIIDGTVKLHNEEIQNLTSKQITKIRGNDIGMIFQEPMTSLNPVYTIGNQIIEMLRKHKKINKQEARIKAIHLLKLVGIPRAEQVIDEYPHQLSGGMRQRVMIAMAISCDPKLLIADEPTTALDVTIQAQILDLLQEMKEKFHMAVLLITHDIGVVSEYADRIIVMYGGQIVEEGTVSELLHHTKHPYTKGLLESLPDINQDIERLGTIKGSVPPAYDFPIGCRFSTRCPYVMEECKQAIPKLTKMEENNNHAVRCYLYQEEVVKK from the coding sequence ATGAAAAAGGAATCAGTACTTGATGTTGCAAATTTAAAAACATATTTTTATTTAGAGAAAGAAAAAGTTGCAAAAGCAGTGGATGGAGTTTCGTTCCACGTATCCCCCGGTGAGACAGTGGCCATCGTAGGAGAATCGGGAAGTGGAAAAAGTATTACTGCATTATCAATAATGCAACTAATTAATAAGCCTGGGGAAATTATTGATGGAACTGTTAAATTACATAATGAAGAAATTCAAAATCTTACCTCTAAGCAAATAACGAAAATTAGAGGAAATGATATAGGTATGATTTTTCAAGAACCGATGACTTCTTTAAACCCAGTATACACAATTGGAAATCAAATTATCGAAATGTTGAGAAAACATAAAAAAATAAATAAACAAGAAGCAAGAATAAAAGCAATTCATTTATTAAAACTTGTAGGAATTCCGCGTGCAGAGCAAGTAATAGATGAATATCCACATCAATTGTCTGGTGGTATGCGTCAACGAGTTATGATTGCAATGGCGATATCCTGTGACCCTAAACTATTAATTGCTGATGAACCTACTACCGCCCTTGATGTAACCATACAGGCACAAATTTTAGATTTATTACAAGAGATGAAAGAAAAATTTCATATGGCAGTGCTATTAATTACACACGATATAGGTGTAGTATCAGAATATGCTGACCGAATTATCGTAATGTACGGAGGCCAAATTGTAGAAGAAGGAACAGTTTCAGAGTTACTACATCATACCAAACATCCCTATACGAAAGGGTTATTAGAAAGTTTGCCAGATATAAATCAAGATATCGAACGATTAGGGACGATAAAAGGCTCAGTACCACCTGCATATGATTTTCCGATTGGTTGTCGCTTTTCAACCAGATGTCCATACGTCATGGAAGAATGTAAACAAGCTATTCCAAAATTGACAAAGATGGAAGAAAATAATAACCACGCAGTACGTTGTTATCTCTATCAAGAAGAGGTGGTGAAGAAATGA
- the trhA gene encoding PAQR family membrane homeostasis protein TrhA produces the protein MANTHIFTKGEEIANAITHGVAALLSVAGLVVLIVSSVINGTVLHVVTFTIFGATMVILYTSSTFVHALPKGKAKDIFEILDHSSIYLFIAGTYTPFTLLVIQGAMGWSIFGIVWGIALVGIVFKVYFVKRFLFTSTLLYIAMGWLIVIGWSQITNNIESSGVYLLIAGGLCYTLGTVFYMWRGFKFHHMIWHLFVIAGTLFHYFCVLFFLLP, from the coding sequence TTGGCAAATACACATATTTTTACAAAAGGAGAAGAAATTGCGAACGCAATAACTCATGGTGTGGCAGCTTTATTAAGTGTAGCAGGGTTAGTTGTGTTGATTGTTTCATCAGTAATAAATGGGACAGTGTTACATGTTGTTACATTTACTATATTTGGTGCGACCATGGTAATCTTATATACTTCTTCAACATTTGTACATGCTTTACCAAAAGGAAAGGCAAAAGATATATTTGAGATACTTGATCATTCTTCCATCTATTTATTTATAGCTGGTACTTACACCCCTTTTACACTATTAGTTATTCAAGGCGCGATGGGGTGGAGTATCTTTGGTATTGTATGGGGAATCGCTTTAGTGGGTATTGTATTTAAAGTATATTTTGTAAAACGATTTCTGTTTACCTCTACGTTATTATATATAGCGATGGGCTGGTTAATTGTAATAGGATGGTCGCAAATAACAAATAACATAGAAAGTAGCGGGGTATATCTGCTCATTGCAGGTGGATTATGCTATACGTTAGGAACGGTTTTTTATATGTGGAGAGGATTTAAATTTCATCATATGATTTGGCACTTATTTGTTATTGCGGGTACACTTTTTCATTACTTTTGCGTACTATTCTTTTTACTTCCTTAA
- a CDS encoding YolD-like family protein, which yields MNDRGSIKWTAMMLPEHVEYLRKKKKEAQKISKPVIDNQQFDYMEQQLQYATINNSNIIITYYNDGEIQTITCQTSNIKVTKEYLQLNIGNGTIELPVNNLLNIESE from the coding sequence ATGAATGATCGCGGAAGTATAAAATGGACAGCTATGATGCTGCCAGAACATGTTGAATATCTTAGAAAGAAGAAAAAAGAAGCTCAAAAGATTTCTAAACCTGTTATCGATAATCAGCAATTTGATTATATGGAACAGCAATTACAGTATGCTACGATCAATAATTCCAATATCATAATTACTTACTATAATGATGGAGAAATACAAACCATTACATGTCAAACATCAAATATAAAAGTAACAAAGGAATATCTCCAACTAAATATAGGTAACGGTACCATAGAACTACCTGTAAATAACCTTTTGAATATAGAATCTGAATGA
- the prpB gene encoding methylisocitrate lyase, with protein sequence MAWIVDQPISQQELASQFRSQVSEKGILQIPGAHDAMAGLVAKEAGFQSLYLSGAAYTASRGLPDLGIITSTEIADRARDIVRATNLPILVDIDTGFGGVLNVVRTSREMVEANVAAVQLEDQKLPKKCGHLNGKQLVSTEEMVQKITAIKEVAPTLVIVARTDARAVEGLENAISRAQAYVEAGADIIFPEALQNEEEFRLASEKIDAPLLANMTEFGKTPYLTAEEFEQMGFDIVIYPVTSLRVAAKAYEKIFSIIRKEGSQKNGLSDMQTRKELYQTISYEEFEDLDESIAKTVLEDK encoded by the coding sequence ATGGCTTGGATAGTAGACCAACCTATATCACAACAAGAATTAGCAAGTCAGTTCAGATCCCAAGTAAGCGAGAAAGGTATTTTACAAATTCCTGGTGCACATGACGCGATGGCTGGATTGGTTGCCAAAGAAGCCGGATTTCAATCTCTTTATCTTTCAGGAGCGGCTTATACAGCTAGTCGTGGCTTGCCGGACTTAGGTATTATTACTTCAACAGAGATAGCTGATAGAGCAAGAGACATTGTACGTGCTACTAATTTACCTATTCTTGTTGATATAGATACAGGTTTTGGTGGTGTATTGAATGTTGTCAGAACGTCCCGTGAAATGGTAGAGGCAAATGTGGCTGCAGTACAGCTAGAGGATCAGAAATTGCCTAAAAAGTGTGGCCATTTAAATGGAAAACAGTTAGTAAGTACAGAAGAAATGGTTCAAAAAATTACAGCAATTAAAGAAGTGGCTCCAACTCTTGTGATTGTTGCTAGAACTGACGCCCGTGCAGTTGAAGGTTTAGAGAATGCTATTTCAAGAGCGCAAGCTTATGTAGAAGCAGGAGCGGATATTATATTTCCAGAGGCATTACAAAATGAAGAAGAATTTCGCCTTGCTTCAGAAAAGATAGATGCACCATTACTTGCTAACATGACGGAATTTGGGAAGACTCCTTATCTAACTGCAGAGGAATTTGAACAAATGGGCTTTGATATTGTCATATATCCCGTTACATCTTTACGAGTTGCAGCAAAAGCCTATGAAAAAATCTTTTCAATAATTCGTAAAGAGGGAAGTCAAAAGAATGGTTTGTCAGATATGCAAACAAGGAAAGAATTATACCAGACAATTTCCTATGAAGAGTTTGAAGATTTAGATGAAAGTATTGCTAAAACGGTTTTAGAAGATAAATAA
- a CDS encoding bifunctional 2-methylcitrate dehydratase/aconitate hydratase — protein sequence MTQVKTINQTDKIIEEIADYVLHTEITSEEAYRTAHQVLIDTLGCGILALNYPECTKLLGPIVPGTVVPNGSRVPGTSYVLDPVQGAFNIGAMIRWLDYNDTWLAAEWGHPSDNLGGILAVADYVSQERLKKGEEPIKVKEILEMMIKAHEIQGVLALENSLNRVGLDHVLYVKIATTAVVTKMLGGTKEEIQNALSNAWIDNSSLRTYRHFPNTGSRKSWAAGDATSRAVRLALMAIKGEMGYATALTAKGWGFQDVLFKGKELKLSRSLGSYVMENVLFKVSYPAEFHAQTAAEAAVQLHPEIIGRLDEIKEITITTHESAIRIIDKTGPLHNPADRDHCLQYIAAIGLLKGNITAEDYEDNVAADPRIDELREKMVTVEKESYTTDYLDPEKRSIANAIQVHFVDGTSTDVIDCEYPLGHRFRRDEAVPKILEKYAYNLSTQYTDKQSERIQKFTNNFDEVQQMNTTDFIDLFVN from the coding sequence ATGACACAAGTAAAAACGATTAACCAAACAGATAAAATTATAGAAGAAATAGCTGATTATGTACTTCATACAGAAATTACGAGTGAAGAAGCTTATAGAACTGCACACCAAGTACTAATTGATACATTGGGTTGTGGGATTTTAGCGTTGAATTATCCAGAATGTACAAAATTATTAGGTCCGATTGTGCCAGGTACAGTTGTACCTAATGGTAGCAGAGTACCGGGTACTTCCTATGTGTTGGATCCAGTGCAAGGTGCCTTTAACATTGGTGCAATGATTCGCTGGTTAGATTACAATGACACTTGGCTTGCAGCTGAATGGGGACATCCCTCAGATAATTTAGGTGGAATCTTAGCTGTTGCTGATTATGTAAGTCAAGAAAGATTAAAAAAAGGTGAAGAGCCAATTAAAGTAAAAGAAATACTTGAAATGATGATTAAAGCACATGAAATTCAGGGTGTATTAGCTCTAGAGAATAGTTTGAATCGAGTTGGATTAGACCACGTTTTATATGTGAAAATTGCTACTACTGCAGTTGTGACAAAAATGCTAGGTGGAACGAAAGAAGAGATACAAAATGCATTATCTAATGCTTGGATTGATAATTCAAGTTTACGTACGTATCGTCATTTTCCAAACACAGGTTCAAGAAAATCCTGGGCTGCTGGAGATGCGACAAGTAGAGCAGTTCGATTAGCTTTAATGGCAATAAAAGGAGAAATGGGATATGCTACAGCTCTTACCGCAAAAGGTTGGGGATTCCAAGATGTTCTTTTTAAAGGAAAGGAGTTAAAGCTAAGTCGTTCTTTAGGAAGTTATGTTATGGAAAATGTCTTATTTAAAGTATCATATCCTGCAGAATTTCATGCGCAAACAGCAGCTGAGGCAGCAGTTCAATTACATCCAGAAATAATTGGGCGTCTTGATGAAATTAAAGAAATAACGATTACAACCCATGAATCTGCTATTAGAATAATTGATAAGACAGGACCGTTACACAATCCAGCTGATCGAGATCATTGCTTACAGTATATTGCTGCTATTGGGCTTTTGAAAGGAAATATCACTGCAGAAGATTATGAAGATAATGTGGCAGCTGATCCTCGTATTGATGAATTACGTGAAAAAATGGTAACCGTGGAGAAAGAATCCTATACAACGGATTATTTAGATCCGGAGAAGCGTTCGATTGCTAATGCAATACAAGTACACTTTGTAGATGGAACTTCGACAGATGTTATTGATTGTGAATATCCATTAGGGCATCGTTTCCGCCGTGATGAAGCAGTTCCTAAGATTTTGGAGAAGTATGCGTATAATTTATCTACACAATATACGGATAAACAGAGTGAACGTATACAAAAATTTACTAATAATTTTGATGAGGTGCAACAAATGAATACGACGGATTTTATTGATTTATTTGTAAATTAA
- the mmgD gene encoding citrate synthase, translated as MKTEEKFIPGLDGVIASETAISFLDVDKEKIIINGHDLIELSLKQDYIDILHLLLEGGLPKRAEKTNTEKLLKDHYEVPQSVLEILKLLPKGTHPMDGMRTALSVLAGYDKNIEDRSASTNKDRAYRLLGQLPTITVNSYRIINNQEVMQPAIELSYSANFLYMITGKEPSDLEVEIFDRLLLLYSEHEMPNSTFTARVISSTNSDMYGALTGAISSLKGNLHGGANEAVMYMLNEVETVNEFEHLLYKKLENKEKIMGFGHRVYMKKMDPRALITKEALKKLCEKDNDYTLLEMCEAGEKIMKKEKGLYPNLDYYAAPVYWKLGIPISLYTPIFFSARTAGLAAHIVEQHSNNRIFRPRVKYIGKDY; from the coding sequence TTGAAGACAGAAGAAAAATTTATTCCAGGTTTGGATGGTGTGATTGCTTCGGAAACAGCGATTTCTTTTTTAGACGTTGATAAGGAAAAAATTATCATCAATGGGCATGACCTTATCGAATTATCATTAAAACAGGATTATATAGATATTCTTCATTTGCTTTTGGAAGGGGGTCTACCTAAAAGAGCAGAAAAAACAAATACAGAGAAATTGTTGAAAGATCATTATGAAGTTCCTCAATCAGTATTGGAGATCTTAAAACTATTACCAAAGGGAACACATCCAATGGATGGAATGCGGACAGCTTTATCTGTGCTTGCAGGATACGATAAGAATATCGAGGATCGTTCAGCTAGTACAAATAAGGATCGTGCTTATCGGTTACTTGGACAATTGCCAACAATAACAGTAAATAGTTATCGAATTATAAATAATCAAGAAGTGATGCAACCAGCGATAGAACTATCATATAGTGCAAACTTTTTATACATGATTACAGGAAAAGAACCGTCAGATTTAGAAGTGGAAATTTTTGACCGTTTGCTACTGCTATATAGTGAACATGAAATGCCGAATTCTACCTTTACTGCTAGAGTAATATCTTCGACTAATTCTGATATGTATGGTGCATTAACTGGAGCTATCTCCTCGTTAAAAGGTAATCTACATGGTGGTGCAAATGAAGCAGTTATGTACATGCTTAATGAAGTGGAAACGGTGAATGAATTTGAACATTTATTATATAAAAAGTTAGAAAATAAAGAAAAAATTATGGGGTTTGGGCATCGTGTTTATATGAAAAAAATGGATCCTCGTGCACTTATCACCAAAGAAGCACTAAAGAAACTTTGTGAGAAAGATAATGACTATACGTTACTAGAGATGTGTGAAGCTGGAGAGAAAATAATGAAAAAAGAAAAAGGATTATATCCTAATTTAGATTATTACGCAGCTCCTGTTTATTGGAAATTAGGTATACCAATTTCACTCTATACACCAATCTTTTTTAGTGCACGTACAGCTGGACTCGCAGCTCATATCGTTGAGCAACACTCAAACAATCGTATATTCCGTCCAAGAGTAAAATATATCGGAAAAGATTATTAA
- a CDS encoding LysR family transcriptional regulator — protein MHLQDWEMLSTLYETENITQAAHQLFLTQPTLTSRMKKLETYYGIQIIMRKRRGIAFTPEGEQLAHHAQQMLKEQRKIEETLDNMKNQVTGTLRVGVSNFFASNKMPKLLQLFKQEYPDVECQVVTGWSSEMHRLLLNHDVHISFIKGNYPWKERKQLLYEEEICIASPWEFSWEQLPELPRIDYYTDDHMRLMVDNWWHHHYTQSPNITIHVNQVETCKEMVVHGLGYAVVANLVVRNNPELIVKPIINEDRELIKRQTWMYYPEDALQMNVVRAFVDFIQTIDVKAL, from the coding sequence ATGCATTTACAGGATTGGGAAATGTTATCCACTTTATATGAGACAGAGAATATTACACAGGCTGCCCATCAATTATTTTTAACACAACCCACCCTGACTTCACGAATGAAAAAATTAGAAACCTATTATGGTATACAAATTATTATGAGAAAACGTAGGGGAATTGCTTTTACTCCTGAAGGTGAGCAATTGGCACATCATGCTCAGCAAATGTTAAAGGAGCAGAGAAAGATTGAAGAAACACTAGACAATATGAAAAATCAAGTTACAGGAACATTACGTGTAGGAGTTTCAAACTTTTTTGCATCTAATAAAATGCCCAAACTGCTTCAATTATTTAAACAAGAATATCCTGATGTTGAGTGCCAAGTAGTAACTGGATGGAGTAGCGAAATGCATCGATTGTTATTAAATCATGATGTACATATTAGTTTTATAAAAGGAAATTATCCATGGAAAGAGAGAAAACAATTATTGTATGAAGAAGAAATTTGCATCGCATCACCTTGGGAGTTTTCTTGGGAACAACTTCCTGAGCTTCCAAGGATTGATTATTATACGGACGATCATATGCGACTGATGGTTGATAATTGGTGGCATCACCATTATACTCAAAGCCCCAATATTACTATCCATGTTAATCAAGTGGAAACTTGTAAAGAAATGGTTGTACATGGTTTAGGCTATGCAGTGGTTGCTAATTTAGTAGTTAGAAATAACCCAGAATTAATTGTTAAACCAATCATAAATGAAGATAGGGAACTCATTAAAAGGCAGACTTGGATGTATTACCCCGAAGATGCATTGCAAATGAATGTTGTTCGTGCATTTGTAGATTTCATTCAAACCATTGATGTTAAAGCATTATAA
- the chbG gene encoding chitin disaccharide deacetylase → MRVEINADDYGLTRGVTDGIIKAHREGCVTSTTLMMNGLSVEYAVEQAKKNHELKVGLHLVLTWGKPILNNNTSLIQSNGNFKYTSSYRNMAPPLLEDVEKEWRAQLEAFRKTGLTLNHIDSHHHIHAWPPLVGVILKLAKEYEVPVRYADSLKDYPDICWTEKLWTEFYQDGVTDNLFEQLKKENVLSVEVMTHPGFVDEDLIENSSYLYTREKEVELLCEMRVPEWVQLK, encoded by the coding sequence ATGAGGGTAGAGATTAATGCGGATGATTATGGACTAACGAGAGGTGTAACGGATGGAATTATAAAAGCCCATAGAGAAGGATGTGTTACATCAACGACACTCATGATGAATGGATTATCAGTAGAATACGCTGTTGAACAGGCAAAGAAAAATCACGAGTTAAAAGTAGGATTACATCTCGTTTTAACATGGGGGAAACCCATCTTAAATAATAACACTTCTTTGATACAATCAAATGGTAATTTTAAGTATACAAGTAGTTATCGAAATATGGCTCCTCCTTTACTAGAAGATGTTGAAAAGGAATGGCGAGCTCAATTAGAAGCATTTAGGAAAACGGGTTTAACACTTAATCATATAGATAGCCATCATCACATTCACGCTTGGCCACCATTAGTAGGTGTTATTTTAAAATTAGCTAAGGAATATGAAGTTCCTGTACGGTATGCGGATTCGTTGAAGGATTATCCGGATATATGTTGGACTGAAAAATTATGGACTGAATTTTATCAAGATGGTGTTACAGATAATCTGTTTGAACAATTAAAAAAAGAAAATGTTCTTTCTGTAGAAGTGATGACTCATCCTGGATTTGTAGATGAAGATTTAATAGAAAATAGTTCCTATTTGTATACCCGTGAAAAGGAAGTCGAACTTCTTTGTGAAATGAGAGTTCCAGAATGGGTACAGTTAAAGTGA
- a CDS encoding GntR family transcriptional regulator: MEKNQSLHAYIKQELLQRIKTNQYKSGEKIPPELDLCKDFNVSRTTVRTALNQLTLEGYLVRQQGSGTFVADEKVKQTLTQTVKRYSDQLAIQGKVSEIEVIDISVIAADEMIVSYLDVYMKDPIQRIERVRKANGQPTQYEIAFIPWSIAPGITNTHVETSLYKSLNDMFNVFIAKTYENMEITLADDQICKYLECEPGLPCFYIETIAEDQLGKKIEFSKSFFRGDKTNFTIERKYPELE; the protein is encoded by the coding sequence ATGGAGAAAAACCAATCTTTACACGCTTATATTAAGCAGGAGTTATTACAACGAATTAAGACAAATCAATACAAAAGTGGAGAAAAAATTCCACCAGAGCTAGATCTTTGCAAAGATTTTAATGTAAGCCGTACCACTGTTCGTACAGCATTAAACCAACTTACACTAGAAGGCTACCTAGTTAGACAACAAGGAAGTGGAACATTTGTAGCTGATGAAAAAGTGAAACAGACACTGACACAGACCGTCAAGCGTTATAGTGATCAGTTAGCAATTCAAGGGAAAGTATCAGAAATTGAAGTAATAGATATTTCTGTAATTGCAGCTGATGAAATGATTGTTTCATATCTAGATGTATATATGAAAGACCCTATACAGCGGATTGAACGTGTTCGTAAAGCAAATGGCCAGCCCACGCAGTATGAAATAGCGTTTATACCTTGGTCCATTGCACCAGGAATTACCAATACACATGTTGAAACTTCTTTATATAAGTCGTTAAACGACATGTTCAATGTATTCATTGCTAAAACTTATGAAAATATGGAAATAACCCTTGCAGATGATCAAATTTGTAAATATCTAGAATGTGAGCCAGGACTACCATGTTTTTACATAGAAACGATTGCAGAAGATCAACTGGGGAAAAAAATAGAATTTTCAAAGTCGTTTTTCCGAGGAGATAAGACTAACTTTACAATAGAACGAAAATATCCAGAATTAGAATAA
- a CDS encoding 6-phospho-beta-glucosidase, which produces MALKLVIIGGGSSYTPEIIEGIIQRQDTFPVNEIVLVDIEPGKHKLETIGYLGKRMIHQANANIKLSWTLNRKEALVNANFIATQIRVGGLKARAIDERISLKHGFIGQETNGAGGIMKAFRTIPVLMEIAKDVQEICPDAWIINFTNPAGIVTEALLNYSRHEKVIGVCNIPFNTQHSTAELLNAKPEEVQIEFIGLNHFIFGKKILVDGENLTEEVFDRLINREANYTPANIMPLNWSRTFIQSTKLLPNPYHQYYFQTETVLQKDLHAYKENGTRAEVVQQLEESLFDLYQQPELNIKPKELEKRGGAFYSKVACSLMDSIYNNKNDIQTVNTHNHGTITDLPNDAVIEANCVITKGGPKPISIGKIPAPVKGMIQNMKAMEELTIQAALSGKYEDAYNAFVMNPLIQDEKKAKVLLDELLEAHKSFLPQFKL; this is translated from the coding sequence ATGGCATTAAAACTCGTTATTATCGGTGGTGGTTCAAGTTATACTCCGGAGATTATTGAAGGAATTATTCAACGTCAGGATACTTTTCCTGTAAATGAAATTGTTCTAGTTGATATTGAACCAGGGAAACATAAACTAGAAACTATTGGTTATCTTGGAAAAAGAATGATTCATCAAGCGAATGCGAATATTAAACTTTCATGGACATTGAATCGTAAAGAAGCATTAGTCAATGCAAATTTTATTGCTACTCAAATTCGAGTTGGTGGTCTTAAAGCACGTGCAATAGATGAACGTATTTCGCTAAAGCATGGTTTTATTGGACAGGAAACAAATGGTGCAGGTGGCATAATGAAAGCTTTTCGTACAATACCTGTGTTGATGGAAATCGCAAAAGATGTACAAGAAATATGCCCAGATGCTTGGATTATTAACTTTACAAATCCAGCAGGAATAGTTACAGAAGCACTTCTAAATTATTCTCGACATGAAAAAGTTATAGGAGTTTGTAATATTCCTTTTAATACACAACATTCCACTGCCGAACTATTAAATGCAAAACCTGAAGAGGTGCAAATTGAATTTATTGGACTAAATCATTTTATTTTTGGTAAGAAGATACTTGTAGACGGAGAAAATCTTACGGAAGAAGTATTCGATCGACTAATCAACCGGGAAGCCAATTATACACCAGCAAATATAATGCCGTTAAATTGGTCAAGGACATTCATTCAATCTACAAAACTATTACCTAATCCATATCATCAATATTATTTCCAAACAGAAACAGTACTCCAAAAGGATTTGCATGCATATAAAGAAAATGGTACACGAGCGGAGGTAGTACAACAATTAGAAGAATCCTTATTTGATTTATATCAACAACCGGAATTAAATATTAAACCAAAAGAACTTGAAAAAAGAGGTGGAGCATTTTATAGCAAAGTTGCATGTAGTTTAATGGACTCCATATACAATAATAAGAATGATATACAGACAGTAAATACACATAATCATGGTACGATTACTGATTTACCGAATGATGCAGTAATTGAAGCTAATTGTGTGATAACAAAAGGTGGTCCAAAACCAATTTCCATTGGAAAGATTCCAGCTCCTGTAAAAGGCATGATCCAAAATATGAAAGCAATGGAAGAACTCACAATTCAAGCTGCATTATCGGGAAAATATGAGGATGCTTACAATGCGTTTGTTATGAATCCATTAATTCAAGACGAAAAGAAAGCAAAAGTGTTACTTGATGAACTTTTAGAAGCTCACAAATCTTTTCTACCACAATTTAAACTATAG